The DNA window GGCCGCAAGCCAGCAGCCAGAACGCCCAGCTCAGGCGTAGAAGCGTCCGCCTCGTAAACCTGAGGCTGACCGTGAGAGCCCGCTTCCCCATCCTTGCCAGAGGGGACAGAGTCGCTCGCGAGCCTTGTAGATCGGATTGATGGATTCGCAGTCCTGACTGACTCATTGCATCCTCGGTCTCTAAACACAACTGCTTGGACAACATCGAAACGCGCTCGATCAGAAGACCAGAATCTGCTGCAGCAACCGCACCAGCGGATTCTGCCGCCTTGTATAGTCGTTCACGATTCCTCTGCCTTTGACTTCCAGTTCCAGGCTCGAGATCGCCGTCGACTTGACCTGGTTCTCCTGCGAGATGTCCTCCGGCCGAACCAGGCCGCGAAGGATAATCGTCTGCGTCTGCTGCGAGAACTCCACCTGCCGCGCGGCTTCGATCACCAACATTCCGTTGGGCAGCACCTCGATCACCTGGCCGCCGAAGGTAGTTGTCAAACTGGAGTTGGTCGCGCTTGCACCCGATGCGTTCAGAGAGTTTGATGAGGTCTGACTCAGCAGGTTCTGCAATGCGTTGCCGGCATGAAGAGCTCCGATCAGGCTCGATACAGAGGAGTTTGCCGCCGACGCCCGCTGGTTCTTCACCGTGCCGTCGGTCTCGGCAGCAAGATTCTCGGCCACCACGACCTGGATCAGGTCGTTGGGTCGCATCGCCCGTACATCCGTATTCAGTCGCGTCAGTCTTCCTGACTCGCTCCAGATCGCCCCTGCCGCAGGCTGCGCGCTCGATGTCTCCCGGCGCAGCCGCTCGACATAGGCGTTCAGGGAGTTTACGGCGATATTCGGACTCGCGGGGACGATCTTTTTCAGGAGCGTCCGCTTTACCGGCGGAGGCGCAGGCGCGACAATCGGAGTTATTGCAGGTATCTCAGAGTAGCCAGGATCGCTCTTCGGATCAGGCAGGCTCCGTGCCGCCACTGGATAGGGTGGCGGAGGATCTGTAGCCGTAGCCGCGGCGGGCGCTGTGGCAGGTGCCCCCGCCGGCGGCGCAGCCTGTGTTGCAGCGGTCGCGGCGAGCGCTGAGGCTGAAGGCCTGCTCAGAGGCCGTGGCGCAATCCTTTGCGATGTTGCTGGCCGAACGGGAGTGGGTGCTACAGTCCTCGGCGCTGTTCCAGAAACCGGAGCGGCCGCTTGTTCTGCTGCCTGTCCCGTCGCCACAGCTGAACCTGGAGTGGCGGGGGCAACAGCCGGCGGCGGCACAGTCTGCGAGAGTGCTACCGCTGCCATCAGCCACCAGGCCACAAAGCAGGCCCGAACGATCCACCCACTGCTGCCTTCATCCGAGAGTATCTTCACTGCGTCATCTCCACATCTCCAGGCCCATGTACGACACCGACCACGCGCCAACCCGTATCGCCGTCCACCCCAGAGCTCGGAATTCTGAGCTTTACCTCTTCGCCCGCTGCCGCGCTTCCCTCCGCGATCGCACTCATCTCAATCCGGACATTCCTCTCGGTCTTCCAGAGCCTCACCCGGTCGCCGTAGTGAACCAGCGCAAGGTATGGCTTGGGAGGAGCTACCGTTTCAACAGGCCTTGCCACGACCGTGGTTCCACCGACCACCTCCACCGGCCCTACTGTGTCCATGCGCTCCGACCACAACGGATACTCGGGATGTTCCACATCTTCGAGCACCGCCCAGTTCTGCTTCAGCACCGCGTCCCACCGGACCTCTCGTAGCCGCATGCCGCGCAACTGCGCACGCGCCATAATCGCGGCGAGTGGAGCAGGCTTCGCGTGGGAGGGAACCAGTCCCGCCCCACCCAACTCTCCTGCAAGGCCCGGCGCGCAACAACAGAAGAGCGCGGTACAGCAGGCGAATTGGATGACATATTTCATTTCGTTACCGGATCAACCCGTTGATCTGCGAGTACATGTCATCAGCCGTGCGAATCACCTTCGAGTTGCTCTCGTAGGCCCGCTGCGCCAGAATCATCTGCACAAACTCCGTCACTACATCCACGTTCGAGTTCTCGAGATATGCCTGCTGCAGCGTCCCCATGCCTGTGTTCCCGCCCGGGTTATCGGTGATGGCGTTGCCCGACGAGGTCGAAGGCTGGAAGAGGTTGCTGCCCAACGAATTCAAGCCCCCGGGATTGGGAAAAGTCGCCAGCTGAATCTGTCCCAACTGGCTCGATGTCGTCTGGCCGGGCAGCGTCGCCGTCACCACGCCATAGGGAGAGATCGTCACCGACGTCGCATTCGACGGGATCGTGAGCGAAGGAATCAGAGGATTTCCATTGGGGTCGACGACATTGCCAACGTTCGTCAGCGTGAAGTTTCCGGCGCGGGTATAGGCGAGCGTTCCATTCGGCAACTGCACCTGAAAGAACCCTGTGCCCGAGATCGCCAGGTCATACTGATTACCAGTCTGGTTGAACTCGCCCTGGGTCATAATCACCTCGCTGGTGATCGCCCTTGTCCCCAGTCCAATCTGCAGGCCTGCCGATGTCGTCTGTTGGCTCGAAGCCGACCCCGGTGCCACCAGGTTCTGATAGACCATGTCCTGAAACTGCAGCCGGCGCTGGCGGAACCCTGCAGTGGCGGAGTTCGCCAGATTGTTCGCCACCGTATCCAGGTTCAACTGCTGGGCGTCCATGCCGCTCGCCGCGGTGTACATAGCTCGAATCATTGCTTCTCCCCTTATTCCCGTCTTTCTATTCCCTTGGCCCTACTCTCTGTTCCCTGCCCTTCAGACCTTGCCCAGCTCCTCAGCCGCGGGCTTATCGAACTCCGTGTAGAAGACGCTCAGAGCCCGCTGCATCATCTCGGTCTGCCGCTGCACCAGCACCAGCTGCATCGACCCCTGAATGGCGTTCTGGTTTGATCCCTCAACCGCACCCTGCCGAATCGTTGCGCTCCCAACGACTGGAACGGTGCCCGCCGGCGCTTTGAGCCGATTGGTCCCCTCGGCCTTCAAAATCTTTTTGTCAGGAAAGGTGAAGATGCCGATCTGGCCGACGATGGTATTGCCCTCCGGCGTCGTGACCGATACAGTCCCATTCGAAGAGACCGCTACAGTCCCCGTTGGAATCTGTATGGGCTGGCCGAGCGGATCATTGACCGGCTCGCCCTCAGCATCCTGCAGCACACCGGTCGCAGAACGTGAGAAGCTGCCATCACGCGTGTAGAGCACGCCACGCGGTGTCTGAAGAGCGAAGAACCCATCGCCTTCAAGCCCCAGGTCCAGGGAGTTTCCCGTCTCCGTCAATTGCCCTTGGCTGAAGTCAAGCGCATTGCCGCCAAGCACACCAAAGTCGTTGACCGATGAGCCAACCTGCGAATCACCCTCGAGCCCGCCGAGGTTGTCCACGAGCACCCCGCGGAACAGACCCTTCTCTGCCCGAAACCCCCCGGTTCCCAAATTGGCCAGATTGTTGGCCGCCGTATCGAGCGCCTGGGTGCGCGAGAGTAACGCCGTATATGCCGCATAGAGCCCGCTGTCCATGCCAGGTGATGATGCAAGCGCGTGGCCGAATTCTCTGCCGAACCCGTTAGAGCGGACTAAGCAGAGGGTCACTATTCCGCGATTCAGCCTAACCGCTCCTGCATCTTGACTTGGCCCAACGGGAGGGATCGGCATCCAGGATGCGAGTCGTTACTGATGTAATCGAACCGCGTGACCGTCGGTTGCGAATCGCCGCATCTGTGACCTTTATCTGAAGCCCGGCAAGCTAAGGTTGCGTCAACTCACCACATCGAAAAACTGGGCCCTCGAACCTCCATCTATCTCAGCGGAGACGATTATGTCCAATGTCAGTTCAATCACCCGTCTGCGTTTTCGCCAGATTCGATTTCTTGCGAAGACACTTGAACACCTCTCCTGCCATCACCAATCCCGCAAAATCCTTGCAGCTCTTGGAAGCAATTCTTTGCTCGATCAATCCCTGTCGGGTTTCCGGCGGACGTTTCCATCCTTTGAAGAAGCACGTCGTCAAGCGAGCAAGTATGGAGTTCCCTCGCATGAACACCCAGGCAACATCAGCATTCACACCTACCGCACCGAAGAGGTTCGTCCCAGCGACTACCCAATCCTGTTCCACATGCAGCGGCTCATGGGAGAGGTCAACTCCGTGCTCGATATCGGCGGCAGCATTGGCAATCTCTTCTACTGCTATTCAAAGTATCTTTCCTATCCCCCGGGGATGACCTGGACGGTCTTTGAGGTGCCCGCGACAGTAGCCGCCGGCACTCGCGTGGCACACCAGCGAAACGAACACCGCCTTCGCTTCGTCGAGCGAATCCAGGACTGCGATGCCGTAGATGCTGTGATCATCTCGGGGGCGCTGCATTACTTCGAACAACTTCCGCCGGCCCTGATGGAGGGCCTCCGCCGTCAACCGCGCCATATCTTCATCAACCGTACACCTGTGATCAACGGGCCTTCGGTATTCACCATCCAGGACCACGAACAGTATTTCGCCATCTCTCCAGCCCGGGTCCTCTCTCGCGACGCGCTCTTGCAGGCGATGGGCGAGGCCGGGTACGAACTGGTCGACGAATGGAAGGCTAACGAACTCAAGCTACATATCCCCCTTCATCCGGAGGCGTCCGTCTCCGCCTACTCTGGCTTCTACTTCCGGATGAAGCAATCCGGCACCGCCCGGCACCCCCGACCGAATCGGCAGATTCTGAAGCGCGCCCTGAGCACCCGTCGCGCGTCGCGCAGAATGGCGGGAGTAGCCGCACACTCTGGTTAAAACAGCTCGGGCGGCCGTAAAGGCCGCCCGGCACTTCAATCGGAATAGCTGTCTACTTCACAACGGACTGGAACAACGGCGATCCAAGCAGGCTGGAGAACTGGCTGTCCGTCGAAGAGTACGAGACCGTCAGCGTTCCGGAGTTGGAATCGATCGTCGTCTCGTCGAGTGCCTGCTTCTCCAGCGGCGATCCCTGCGTCTTGCGCAGCAGCGATACGCCCTTCATCAGGGTCGCGGCGGTCGCTCCGGTCAACGTGTCAGACATCACCACAGCCATGTCGAACTTCACGCCGTTTGAGAAGTCCATCGTGTACCGAGAGCTCTTCATCCGGTCGCGGACCGTGTCGTAGTCCGTCAACTGGGCAGCATCGCCCAGCACGCTGCGCATCATGGTCTGCGTGCCCTTCGCGTCCAGAAGGCTCCAGACCGCCTTCGAATCGACGGCACCCATCTCGTTGACCATGTCGCTGTCTGCGAGGAAGTTCTGCTGCAGGCCATCGCGCGCATCAAGGGCCGCATCGATGGACTTCTTGTCGCCGAAGATCATCGTCGTCTGGTTCAGAAACACCACATCAAAACCAGCCGAACCCATGGGATACACGGTGTTATTCCGTACCACGCGGGTCTTCACTTTGTCCTTCGCAAACTTGGCCAGGATTGAGCGGGTCTGAAACTGTCCCTGCGCAATTCCCAGGATGCGGGCCGAATCCGCATTTGGTCCGGTGCGGAACGCTGCGAAGCAGAGAATATCGGCGTCCTGGTCGACCTTCAGCCCGGAAGACTTGAGCGCCGTCTCCAGCCGCTTCAGCTCCGGTGGAAGGACGCGATCTTTCAGGTTCATGGCTGCGGGAGAGTTCTGCATCGCCCGATAGTCAACCACGATCAACTGCTGCACATCCTTGGGAATGGCGGACTTTGCATCATTGCTCAACTGCGCGGCCCGGGCGACAACGGGTGACATCACCAGAACAGCTGTAACTGCGGCTACGGCCAGACCCTTGGCAACATCGGGAATCAAACTCTTCAACTTGGAATTCACGGGTAAATCTCCTGATCTCGTTCGCAACGGGGCGACAACCTGATTGTCTCTATCTGATACGTCGAATGCAAGCTGTTGGATCATGGCGAGCGACCTGAAGCCGGTCGGAATCGTTGCCATTCGATTCCCTCAATCCTCAACTAGCTAGACCGCAGGCCACTCCAACGGTCGATGCAGCTTTCTTTCCAATACTTTCTGTTCTGCATCGAACCCTACGGTTTGACGCACCCAATCGGAATCCGGCTCAAACGCAGCTTCGGGAATCAGCCCGATCAGCTCCCCATCCGAGACTTCAACCCCGTGCCGCCGCGCAATCGCGCTCACTGCGGCATGGACCTGGCCCATCGGCGTCAACTGGTAGTCGGTGATGTTCATGCTGATCTGAGCTCGACCGTCAGCCATCACCCCGATGGCCTTCACCCCCGGCAGGCCACCGTTCGATACTCTGAGGTCGCGGATATCCCGCGCAATCGCCCTCGCCGAAGCAATTTCGGTTTGCTGGGGCAGAATGGGCGCGCTGCCCCCATTAATTTTGCCTGGTTGCCGGATGTAGACGTTATAAGCAATCAGGAAGTTACGGGCTCCCACGGCGCTTGCTCCGGCTTTGGAGTGCAGTTCGGGACCGCCGACGTCCGGACGGCGCATCGCATCGCGGAGCGCCGCCTCACGCAGCCCTTCGAACTGCCCACGCCGGACATCTTCTAACTGCACCCGGTCGGGACGGGTCGCAGCGGCACCGTAAAAATAGACAGGGACACCGTATCTCCGCCATATCTGCAGCCCCGCCTGACGGGCAAGCATGGCGCACTCCGCCACCGAGATTCCACTCACCGGCACAAACGGCACAACGTCGGCTGCACCGATTCGCGGATGCACTCCGCTCTGCTGGGTGAGATCGATCAACTGCGCGGCTCTGCCCACAGCGCGTACCGCGGCTTCCACCACGGCTTCCGGGCTTCCCGCAATCGTCACCACGGAACGGTTATGTGCCGCGTCGCGCGACCAGTCCAGCAGACGCACGCCGTCGACCCTCATTGAGGCAACGATGGCGCGGACCTTGTCCTCGTCCATTCCTTCGGAAAAGTTTGGAACACACTCGATGATCGATTCGGCGTTCATTCGCGCAGTACCATTTCAGACTCAACTACTTCCAGAACGTATACCCAATGTTGAACTGCACGCTGGCATTTACGCCGGGGTTCTTGTCCCCAAGGGATGCGCTTGAAATATGAACTGCGTTCGCACCGAAGTCAATCGATCGCGTCGGCGACAGGAAATAATGAAGCCCTACTCCGCCCTGGGGAGTGAAGTTCCACACACTGGCGTCGGTGTTCGGCCCGTCGTTGGTCAGGTTGAGCGTTGGCGATCCAAACGCAGGGTACTTGTGGTCAGTCCACAAGAGACCGCCCGCAGCCTGCGCCCAGGGAACGAGTCGGCCATGACCGGTAAAGTTCCAGCGCAGAATGATCGGTGTAAGGGTAACGCCGGTGAACGTCCCACCCACCGTGTAGTAAGGCGAACAGGTAATCCCACCGAGCAGCGGACCTGCCACGCATTTTGCCCGTTCAAACTTTGGCGTATACGACTGCCAATAGGGAAATAGCTCCATCGCATACTCGAAGTTCCCCCGGAGAAGGCCCGTTTTGTCATGGCTGTACAGAACCTTGCCCGCATGGACTCCGGCCATGATGAACTTGAAGCCGTCCCGGTTTTCTGTAAGACCCAGCCCCCCCTGCACGATCGCGCCATATTCAATGGGCATTCCCCGCATCTCGAAGCGGTTCTTCGCCGCGGCCACGCTATTCCCGCCGCCACCTGCCCCGGCTGTAAGCCCGCTGACCGCTTCACCAGAGCCTGCATCATTGGTGGAGTACTGCAACTCCTGGGCGAAGATCGCCGGCCAGGACACTCCAAGGAGGAAACCTAACGCAAGCATACTCAAAACGGTCGATCTCACAGCAAGCTTCATGTGTTCTCCACTTTCAGGTTTGGCTCGTCTCTAAGCATAATCGCGTGCAGTAAAAAGCCGCCGAGACCCGGCGGCTTTTCAGGAAATCTCCGCCCTGCTCAACCCGCTGCGACAGCCTGGCTCTCCATATCGAAGTTCGAGTAGACGTTCTGCGCGTCATCCAGGTCCTCGAGCGTCTCCAGCAGTCGCATCATCTGATTCGCCGGCGCGCCCTCAAGCTTCGTGTAGGTCGATGAAATCATCGTGACCTCGGCATGTTCCGGCGTAATCTTCGCGGCCTTTAGAGCGTTCGTCACGTTCTCGAACTCCTTCGGATCGCAAAGAATCTCCCAGTTGTCGCCTTCGTCTGAGAGATCGTCAGCACCCGCGTCGAGCACGATCTCCGTCAACTTGTCTTCAGAGACGGCATCCTTGGCAACGACAATGACGCCCTTCTTCGTGAACATCCACGAGACCGAGTTCGATTCGCCCAGGTTTCCGCCATTTTTCGAGAAGGCATGACGAATCTCGCTCACCGCGCGGTTCTTGTTGTCCGTCAGCACGTCGACGATGACTGCCACTCCGCCGGGCCCATAGCCCTCGTAGGTGATCTCTTCGTAGTTGACGCCCTCAAGTTCGCCAGTACCGCGCTGAATCGCCCGCTTGATGTTGTCCGCAGGCATGTTCTCAGCCTTGGCCGCGGCGATCGCCCCGCGTAGTCGCGGATTGCCGTCAGGATCTCCGCCGCCGGTCTTCGCCGCGATGGTGACTTCCTTGATCAGACGGGTAAAAATCTTGCCGCGCTTGGCGTCGAGCGCGCCCTTCTTATGCTTGATTGTCGCCCATTTTGAATGGCCTGACATAGTTCAACCTCTTCTGCTGAAACTTCGGAAATTCGCACCGGCCGCTGCTCTCCGCAACCCGCGTTCGACTTTCGATAGTAGCATTTGCACCTTCCCCGAGTCACGGAGCAAGCGTTCTTAAACGGTCTCCCCCCCCATCAGCTCGGCCACCGTCTCCCGCCGCCTCACCAACCGTGCCTGTCGACCCTCCACCAGCACCTCCGCCGGCCTCACTCGCGAGTTATAGTTCGATGCCAGCGACATCCCGTAAGCCCCTGCATCCTCGACCAGGACAAGCTCACCCGGCTTCACCGCGGGCATCGCGCGGTCATGCGCGAAGAAGTCGCCCGACTCGCACACCGGCCCCACCACATCGACTTTCCCTGCGTCTTTGCCCTGCTTCACCGGCAGAATCTCGTGGTGGGCTCGGTAAAGCGACGGCCGGATCAGGTCGTTCATCCCCGCGTCCGTAATGACGAAGGTCTTCGCCCCATTTTTCTTTACATACAGCACCTGTGTCAGCAGGCCTCCCGCCTGGCCAACGAGGAACCTCCCCGGCTCCAACAGGAGATGAAGATCAAGGCCCTCAATCACGCCGCCTAAAGCAGCCGCATAACGGGCGACCTCCGCCGCCGGATCAAAGTCCGCCTGCGAGTAGTCGATCCCAAGCCCTCCGCCGGCATCAATGTAGCGGATGTTATGCCCATCCGCCCGCAGCTCCGCAATCAACGACGTGACCCGGTCCATCGCCGCCGCGAAAGGCTCGACCGAACGTATCTGCGAGCCAATGTGGACGCTCACACCCGCCGCGTCGAGAGACCTATTCTTCGCGGCCTTCTTGTAGATCGCCCTCGCCAGGCCAATCGCGATTCCAAACTTATGCTCGCTCAGCCCGGTCGAGATATACGGATGAGTCTCCGCAAAGACATCCGGGTTCACGCGCAAGGCAAACCTCGCTCGCTTGCCCATCGCGGCGGCGCGCGCCGCCAATAGATGAAGCTCCGCCTCCGACTCCACATTGAAGATCAGAATTCCGGCCTTCAGCGCCGCATCAATCTCCCAGACCTGCTTGCCCACTCCGGAGAAGACAACCTTCTTCAGCGCTGGCTTCCAAGCCTTTCGGACTCGCTCCAACTCACCGCCAGAGACGATATCGAATCCCGCTCCCCGCTCTCCGAGCAGCTTCAGGATTGCGAGTGAGCTGTTCGCTTTTACCGAATAGCAGACAGTGTGCGTGTGCTCCTGAAAGGCAGCCTCGAAGAGCTCATAGCGGTAGCCAATCTGTTCGGCTGAGTAGACGTAAAGAGGAGTTCCAAACTGGTCCGCAAGCTTTCGGAGGTCGGCACCGTCGCAGAATAGCGCCTTCTTGTTATAGCGAAACGGACGGGCTTCGGGAGCGTGCACTTTCTTCTTCAATTGATTCAAACCGCCGAATTATCTCTTGAACTGTTTGCGGGAGCAGCCGCCGCCGGATAGGCTGCAGATTGGCTCGCGTTAGGTGGAAGGGCGTAGGCCCCCTCGGGGATGATGACCCATGCGGCCAGGTAGCAGAGGCCGCCAAATCCGCTGGTCACAAGAGCGAAGACCACGGTGATGATTCTCACCAGGCTGAGATCCCAACCGTATTGCAGCGCGAAGGCGGAACAAACTCCCGCGATCATGCGCGGATATCGAGGGCGCACAAGTTGCCGCGCAGGAGGCACGGGCTGAGCATAGTTGGCGTTCCCCGTTTGGGCACCTATCTGGGCTCCGCAGTTTGTGCAGAACCGCACTCCCGCCTCTGCTGTTCTTCCGCAACTAGGACAAAACATACGTCACCTCGGAATTCCTAATTCTGCCATACCTCGGGCAGCTTAGAAAGATACGCAGAGAGGCGAAGCGTCGTTCCATTCGGCCAAATCACTTGCCGGTGTATGGCTCCTTGAGGTACTTCCTTGCCATGTCCGCCTGGGATTGATCGCCACCACCGGCCGCGGCCATCGCATAAAGCTGCTTCGCGCGGTCCCGCTTGTGCAGCAGGTCAAACATCTCCCCGGCGTTCAACTGCGCCCGCTTCCTCAGCCAGTCGCTGCACTTCGGCTGCTGGGCGGCGTTCACATAGTCGTTCGCTGCATCGAAGATATCGTTCTGTCCACGCTCCGTGTCCGCCAGCCCAAACCAGACCATCTGTAGTCGCGCATCGGTAAAGTACCCGGGCTTCTGGGCATCGCCAAGGACCTGCTTGTAGATCGCGATGGCCCCCGGCCCGTTCCCCGCGTCCTTGGTCAGGTTTGCCTCTTCCAGCCGGAAGAGATAATCGTGCGGAAACTCCTCCGCGAGCCCGTGCTGCACCACGATCGCCTCCGGATACCGCGCGTCATGCCGCAGGAAGAGCGAGAGCACCGTCCGCGAGCTCACATTCGTGACGTAGCCATGCGCCGCTGCGTCACGAAGCATGTCCAGACCCTTCTCTTTGTTCCCACCCACGCCGACGATACCCACCATCACGCGAATCAGTCGGGGCAGGCTTGCCACGGCGAACTGCTGGATGCCGACGGCCATCTTCGCATCGGCATACTGCGGGTCGATCTTGAGGGCCTGTTCGCTGTCGCTCCTGGCCGCGTAACCCTGTCGCGCTGCGCTGGCAAAGCTGTGATCGACCAACGTGATGAACGCCGCATGCAATCCCTTTGCATACCCTCGAGCAAAGTAAGCGTCCTTGTCGCGTGAGTTGTCCCTGATGCGTTGGTCGCATATGCGTTCAACGCTATTGGTCAGGTCGTCGATCCGCTGTCGCGTCGCCGCGGGCACATCGACATTGCGCTTGGAACTCAGGAAGCTGTCGTGAGCGTAATACGTGGTGTCGAGAAGGTCCTGGTGGTAAAGCTCGCGAAAGATCACCACCGTCAGCACATAGTCCATCGCCATGGGATTCTGCGGATGGGCCTTCAACACGGTCTCAAAACGCTGCAGCGAACCCTCATAGTCCAGGTTGTAAAAGTGCTGAAATCCGTCCCGGACCATCGGGTCCAGGTTCAGCGGATCGGTGTGCAGATCCTCTGCAACCGTGCTCCGAGCCGTCATCACCAGCAGAAGGAATACGAAGATCCACCCAGAAGTCTTTCCCAACCCATGCCCCATAATCTTTATATTCTTCATAGTCCGAATGACGTACTCTAAGCTCCCGTGGCCGCACGGACCTCGCTAATGACTATACCGTTCTATGGAGCGCGGCACGTTCCGTACGATCATCCCGCATCAGGAGGCTGACCTCCGCATGACGAAGATCGAACTGATCCGGCTGCTCGTCGGCCAGGCGCGGGCCAATGGCTTCGAGTTCCGCAAGTGGTACACCAGCAAGCTGGGGCGACCATGGGTCGATGCAGAAACATCCATTGCTGAACTGGCGGCGGAGCGACGGTACTATGTGCTGCTCTTCTCTCATGAGTTTGCTTCGAACTTCTGGAAGGCGGGCGAGACCATTACCTTCCAGGTTCCCAAGCAGACCTTTCAGAGAAAGATGCCCGACGGCAGCATCGGCACGGTGAAGCGGAAGGCTTACGTCCGCCGCTCCGCGCGGGAGGATGTCTGGCGATATCACTTGCAGGAGCTCGCTATCGCGGAAGAACCACTCCGATATATGCGGCGCTATCTCCGTGTAGAAGAAGACCTCGACAGCGAACCAGACAGTGAGCCTATCTCGTAAATTTGTATTGTCGCCGGGGCGGACAGGATTCGTCAGACTCCGTGCTGTTTGCGGATGGCGACGATCTGTTTGATGTGATGCCTGCCGTGGGCGAGATGAAACTTCGACCACTGGTCGAAGTTCAGCGGACCGAGGATCATATGGTTCACCGCCCTGTGTCTGCTTCCAAACAATGTCTCCGCGGCCGCCAGCTTCTTGTTCATTGCTGAGAGCGCGAGTTCGATCTGCGTAAGGAGAATTCCCGCCGGTGCAGCCTCCTCGCCGACAGGTGCCCGCACGGCCTCCGGAGCGATGCGCCCACTCGGAAAGTATCCCACCCTGAGCACAAGGCATTGGGCGGCCCACTGCATCGGACTCACCTTCGCCTTGGTCGGCTGACCCTTTACGATCCTGGCCTCCATCGCCTTTTCGGTGGCGGCGT is part of the Granulicella aggregans genome and encodes:
- a CDS encoding flagellar basal body L-ring protein FlgH; translated protein: MKILSDEGSSGWIVRACFVAWWLMAAVALSQTVPPPAVAPATPGSAVATGQAAEQAAAPVSGTAPRTVAPTPVRPATSQRIAPRPLSRPSASALAATAATQAAPPAGAPATAPAAATATDPPPPYPVAARSLPDPKSDPGYSEIPAITPIVAPAPPPVKRTLLKKIVPASPNIAVNSLNAYVERLRRETSSAQPAAGAIWSESGRLTRLNTDVRAMRPNDLIQVVVAENLAAETDGTVKNQRASAANSSVSSLIGALHAGNALQNLLSQTSSNSLNASGASATNSSLTTTFGGQVIEVLPNGMLVIEAARQVEFSQQTQTIILRGLVRPEDISQENQVKSTAISSLELEVKGRGIVNDYTRRQNPLVRLLQQILVF
- a CDS encoding flagella basal body P-ring formation protein FlgA; the encoded protein is MKYVIQFACCTALFCCCAPGLAGELGGAGLVPSHAKPAPLAAIMARAQLRGMRLREVRWDAVLKQNWAVLEDVEHPEYPLWSERMDTVGPVEVVGGTTVVARPVETVAPPKPYLALVHYGDRVRLWKTERNVRIEMSAIAEGSAAAGEEVKLRIPSSGVDGDTGWRVVGVVHGPGDVEMTQ
- the flgG gene encoding flagellar basal-body rod protein FlgG yields the protein MIRAMYTAASGMDAQQLNLDTVANNLANSATAGFRQRRLQFQDMVYQNLVAPGSASSQQTTSAGLQIGLGTRAITSEVIMTQGEFNQTGNQYDLAISGTGFFQVQLPNGTLAYTRAGNFTLTNVGNVVDPNGNPLIPSLTIPSNATSVTISPYGVVTATLPGQTTSSQLGQIQLATFPNPGGLNSLGSNLFQPSTSSGNAITDNPGGNTGMGTLQQAYLENSNVDVVTEFVQMILAQRAYESNSKVIRTADDMYSQINGLIR
- a CDS encoding flagellar hook-basal body protein — translated: MDSGLYAAYTALLSRTQALDTAANNLANLGTGGFRAEKGLFRGVLVDNLGGLEGDSQVGSSVNDFGVLGGNALDFSQGQLTETGNSLDLGLEGDGFFALQTPRGVLYTRDGSFSRSATGVLQDAEGEPVNDPLGQPIQIPTGTVAVSSNGTVSVTTPEGNTIVGQIGIFTFPDKKILKAEGTNRLKAPAGTVPVVGSATIRQGAVEGSNQNAIQGSMQLVLVQRQTEMMQRALSVFYTEFDKPAAEELGKV
- a CDS encoding methyltransferase, TIGR04325 family, with product MLDQSLSGFRRTFPSFEEARRQASKYGVPSHEHPGNISIHTYRTEEVRPSDYPILFHMQRLMGEVNSVLDIGGSIGNLFYCYSKYLSYPPGMTWTVFEVPATVAAGTRVAHQRNEHRLRFVERIQDCDAVDAVIISGALHYFEQLPPALMEGLRRQPRHIFINRTPVINGPSVFTIQDHEQYFAISPARVLSRDALLQAMGEAGYELVDEWKANELKLHIPLHPEASVSAYSGFYFRMKQSGTARHPRPNRQILKRALSTRRASRRMAGVAAHSG
- the ftcD gene encoding glutamate formimidoyltransferase; this encodes MDEDKVRAIVASMRVDGVRLLDWSRDAAHNRSVVTIAGSPEAVVEAAVRAVGRAAQLIDLTQQSGVHPRIGAADVVPFVPVSGISVAECAMLARQAGLQIWRRYGVPVYFYGAAATRPDRVQLEDVRRGQFEGLREAALRDAMRRPDVGGPELHSKAGASAVGARNFLIAYNVYIRQPGKINGGSAPILPQQTEIASARAIARDIRDLRVSNGGLPGVKAIGVMADGRAQISMNITDYQLTPMGQVHAAVSAIARRHGVEVSDGELIGLIPEAAFEPDSDWVRQTVGFDAEQKVLERKLHRPLEWPAV
- a CDS encoding acyloxyacyl hydrolase encodes the protein MKLAVRSTVLSMLALGFLLGVSWPAIFAQELQYSTNDAGSGEAVSGLTAGAGGGGNSVAAAKNRFEMRGMPIEYGAIVQGGLGLTENRDGFKFIMAGVHAGKVLYSHDKTGLLRGNFEYAMELFPYWQSYTPKFERAKCVAGPLLGGITCSPYYTVGGTFTGVTLTPIILRWNFTGHGRLVPWAQAAGGLLWTDHKYPAFGSPTLNLTNDGPNTDASVWNFTPQGGVGLHYFLSPTRSIDFGANAVHISSASLGDKNPGVNASVQFNIGYTFWK
- a CDS encoding YebC/PmpR family DNA-binding transcriptional regulator, translated to MSGHSKWATIKHKKGALDAKRGKIFTRLIKEVTIAAKTGGGDPDGNPRLRGAIAAAKAENMPADNIKRAIQRGTGELEGVNYEEITYEGYGPGGVAVIVDVLTDNKNRAVSEIRHAFSKNGGNLGESNSVSWMFTKKGVIVVAKDAVSEDKLTEIVLDAGADDLSDEGDNWEILCDPKEFENVTNALKAAKITPEHAEVTMISSTYTKLEGAPANQMMRLLETLEDLDDAQNVYSNFDMESQAVAAG
- the lysA gene encoding diaminopimelate decarboxylase, which gives rise to MKKKVHAPEARPFRYNKKALFCDGADLRKLADQFGTPLYVYSAEQIGYRYELFEAAFQEHTHTVCYSVKANSSLAILKLLGERGAGFDIVSGGELERVRKAWKPALKKVVFSGVGKQVWEIDAALKAGILIFNVESEAELHLLAARAAAMGKRARFALRVNPDVFAETHPYISTGLSEHKFGIAIGLARAIYKKAAKNRSLDAAGVSVHIGSQIRSVEPFAAAMDRVTSLIAELRADGHNIRYIDAGGGLGIDYSQADFDPAAEVARYAAALGGVIEGLDLHLLLEPGRFLVGQAGGLLTQVLYVKKNGAKTFVITDAGMNDLIRPSLYRAHHEILPVKQGKDAGKVDVVGPVCESGDFFAHDRAMPAVKPGELVLVEDAGAYGMSLASNYNSRVRPAEVLVEGRQARLVRRRETVAELMGGETV
- a CDS encoding PspC domain-containing protein, which codes for MFCPSCGRTAEAGVRFCTNCGAQIGAQTGNANYAQPVPPARQLVRPRYPRMIAGVCSAFALQYGWDLSLVRIITVVFALVTSGFGGLCYLAAWVIIPEGAYALPPNASQSAAYPAAAAPANSSRDNSAV